From the Candoia aspera isolate rCanAsp1 chromosome 3, rCanAsp1.hap2, whole genome shotgun sequence genome, the window AGGGGCGAGGGAAGTGTAAACACGGAACTTCTTTATAGCCCGCTTCTTTGCTGGACTGTACTGCTTCTCCCTCCCAGGCGGAGCTGAGCCCCATCGCCGAAAGCACGACTCGGCATTGAGTCCGCCACGAAAGCTATAGGGGCGAGGCTATACTCTAGCCGCCTACCGCTGCCAGGCAAAGGTAGGGTTAGCCATAACCGCGCTGTAAAAAACCGGACGAGCACTAGGTGGCAGTAAAGAACTACAGTAATCGTGCTGCTGCGATCTAGAAGTCGCCCGGATTTCGCAGCCTGCCTGagctccccacccccaaccccaggACGCCACACAGCACGCCGCGTGCCTCTCCAGCGTTTCTCTCCCCGCCTTTGCAGATACCGTCTCTCAACACGCGGCAGGAGGTTCCTTACGTCAATACTCTGATGTGGGGCCCGGCCCACTTCTGTTTCCATGGCAAGCGCCGGATGCTAAACAGATCGGCCCCTTCGCGATGGTCCCCAGCTACCGCCAGCTCGCGTGGGAGCTCACAGGTGAGTCGGGCGGGGACTGGCCAGAAGGCGCTCGTGGCGATCCTTTTTGTCCCCGCCGCCGGAGCCCGCGGAGAGGAGCGCTGTGGCTCAGCTGGAATGGGGTGTGGGTCGCCCGAGGCGCTTTCTTCCTCTGCGGAGATATGGTCGCGTGGAAGAAAGGGAAGTCCTGTAATTTTCGCGATCCTGCGAACTTTGTTTTTCGGGATTCCCAAGACTCAGCTGGGGAACACGACATTGGGCCATTCTGACGTGCGGGTGTGGACACGGTTGGATTTCCGAAATTGCCGGACGCGGGATGGGAACTGAGCAGTAAGCACCAATATAAAGTTAGAGCTCTGAGCAGGGCGGTGAGCAGTTGCTTCAGTCAAGCGATTTGGGGTTTTATGAAGGGGTTGCTGCCAATTACATTTAATTTACTGTGTTTTTACTGCTAAtttgaaaggaagaggaaagcatttctgaaattgtCTGCTTCGGGTTCCAGAATAAATGTAGATAAGCAGTGGTTCTATATagccttctttaaaaataatactatataaagcagcctttctcaactttttgaccctggaggaacacttgaacaaatgtcaggcctcggggaacccttgcacattcaggctcaaatataggccagaagttacaaaattactatattcgtttcatgtgtaggcatgtatgtatgcattaacagtgttcttaaactaaaaataaagaatgaaacctacctctttaatgtgaagttgcctgaatttgaaataattttttaaataaattgtgacctctcgtggaaccctggttgagtaaCCCTGATCTAAAGGGACTGTTACAATACTAAAGATAACAAAGTTCTTTTGTCCCATCATTTAAGTAATGAAATTAAATGGATATATAACACCTGTCTGCCAAATATGTATTTGCTATAGAGTTTCAAATTCCAGTATCAAATTATGGGACCTTtaacaatatattttctttcttggcAAATAGACACCATTGTTTATCTCAGAATAGataattggggggaaaaatctacTTGACTTTCCAAGATGTAATCAAGAAATTGATCTGAACATCAGGGCTTAATCCTAGAACAAGTGAAGAAATTAGTACAGTACCCTAAACTTCCATGGAGTGCCCCTCTCTCTCATCAGTAAATTACCATAGGAGACAAACTAACATGTTTGTTAGAGTACAGGCTTAAGTCACTGCAGAGAAAGATCATAGAAAGTTGGCCTTGGAATATATGTTGGAGGTTATCTAGTTCAAACCCCATTTACTGTAGGAATCTTCTAACTGTAGCATTCCTGAGAGATGGTTGCCCAGCCTCTGCTAACTATTTTCCAAAAAGGAGAGTCTGCTATCTCCCAGTTGTTGAAGAGCTCCTCATTGTTGAATTTCCAAGGGCAAAAATGCAAAGAATGTAAACAGGCAGTCGCCACCAACAAGTGAGTGTGGTAAACAAAAAGCCAGTTTACACATGTGTATTTAGGAAAACATAGGAAGAAAGGGGCCCAAATCTGAATCCAAGAAGGGTATAATTTTGGGAATAAGTCTGAATGGACAGAGATTGTCAAATGTAATGGCTTTTGTGCATAAGTTACAATAAAGATTCAACCCTGTGTGATGTAAAGTTTCTGGGAAGTTTCAACAAAATTTTGCTTCCCAAGAATAAGACTGACACTTGtactgttagaattttttttcctaatattttaaaagaaaacacatttcttttaCCAGTCTTCCTGGTCCTTTAAAAATTACCAAATACACACTTAATAACCAAATCTCActgtagagaaagagagagagttcaGTGTCTTTCATTGCCTCCATTATTGCAAAATGACTTGTTTCCAATTTTGTCTCGTCCATGCCAGGTCTTATAGCACATAGCCTCAATTCAGTACAACAAAGGAAAGCAAGACATTTTTTCAAGCTGTCCTTATCCTCTTTATGAGGAAAAGCAGTTGTGCACATCATATAGTTCTATTCCCACctgaggcatggaagccagctgggtgatcttgggccagtcactacttctgagcccaactcacctcacagggttgttgttgtggggaaaagcgGAAGAGAAAGgggtattgggtatgttcgctgccttgagttatttataaaaataatgagggcaggataaaaattaaataaataaaataaaataaataatatagcccCATACTTGTTCCATTATTATGCCAATTTATGCCAGCTGGGTGAACCAGAAGAAACTGCCATGGATGGCAGTGATCACTTAAATGTAGACTCTAGAATCAGTAGTTCTAAAAAGGTAACTTTTAGCATTTAGATTTATCTGGGAACACCTTTAAAATTGTATGCTAATGACAGCAAGTGAGCTGGCTCTAGTTTTCACTTGAAAGGGATCTTTCCATTTCAGAGAGATTTGGAGTGCACATCACAGCACATCTCCCAAGTTGGCTTCAAGATTTTCAACTGTGTCAAGTGTTTCTTTTTTTACCAAAGAAGGAAAATTAATACTTGTACCACTTTGAGGCTAAAATCCTCACCTAAATTCTATATGGTGCACAAGTGACCTAAGAAAGACTCATTAGAGCTAACATAAGTTTTAGGTCTATACAGTAGTTGCTGCCCCTAGGGGGTAGCTAGTGCTCTGCTCAAATTAATGGAGGAAATGCCCAAAACTGAAGTTAGATTTGGAGAGCAATGATTAGGTCATATCTGAAAATCCAGTATTTGCCCACAGCTTTATTGCTTTTGGGTTTTGTAGCCAATTATTTTTCAAACTGgaatttttgaaaacaaaaatagaacagTAGAACAAAACTGTTCTACTtttgcaataaaacaaaaactagcaTCACATGGGTTACCAACAGCATTTTTAATATTTGGGGGATACGATCAGGTGAAACAAATGTTCTCTCAAAGATTAAATGACACGGAGGATCAGGTTGAGGTGAACAGGTTGtcactgaaaaataaaacttGGGTTGCAAATGGTACTTGAGAAGctgcaaaaatatttaaacattcttACTTTTCCCAGGCTGAGGAAAGGTTAGGCACAACATCCCTCTGAACTTTTGTGGGGTAGGTATTCTAAAACCTCATTGGCCAAGCACATGCGGATCCAGGGATATAAAAACAGCTTACTGTATACTACTACTGTATATTGTATCTTCTATAAGGATATTTGGAATAGTTATATACCACTGCTGCATCAATACTCTGTAAGAACAGATAATTATTATATGAACCTCCTCTCAGATATGAAATTATCTGTCAACCAGCTAAATTTTGTGTTGCTGAGACAACAGTCGATGCAAGTCTGAATActgttacaggtagttctcacttaccaaccacagttgggactggcaactccatcactaagcaacgtgatagttaagtgaaatgtcacatgaccatgccggACTTAAGACATGagttccagttgcagtcattaagcaaatcactgcaggtcattaagttcaacatcacatgaccacaacttgcaacttcctgctggcttctccattgactttgcttgttggaagctggctgtgaaggtcacaaatgatgatcacatgactgcgggacactgcgaCCATCGTAAATGtggccagttgcaaagtgcctgaatcacggtcatgtgactgcgggaatgctgcaatggctgcaagttTGCGGACCAGTCGTAAACCTaatttttcagtgccgttgtaacatcaaacggttgctgaatgaggcagtcggtaagtgtGGACTGCCTCTaccttttaattaatgtttttatgTAATTTCCTGGTGgttgaatgaaatgaaattgacTGGCTGACACTATTCTGTGTTTTACTGAAGGGTTAGTCCAGTAGATAAGAGGTGTCACCCTGCCATTTTTGTATCTTAATTTTGTAGCACATTCTAAAGCATAATGTTTTGACTGACATAAACTCTAATTGGGGTTTGCAGGTGTACAGAAGCGAAATTCATTTGGGTCATGTCAGGACAAGaaaattttccccttttttcatgCACCAGACCGATTAGGTAATGAGTATACACCAATTACAGGTGATCCTGATCGTGGCCCAGGAGCTTATAACCATGCAGAGGTAAGTAGTGCTgactttcatttttgtttattttctcccCAGAGATCTTTAATTTGAAGTAAAGAAAGAACATTTACTCTTTAGATTCTGTTTATTACCTTTTGAGTTGCTTCCAAAGTTTGAATATATTGTAAATAAAAGCAATCTCCCTTGTCTTGGAAAATATTGCAAAAGAGTATAGCTGATTAGAGAATATTTCAAGGACTTGAGAGGCCACAGCTGAACCCCACTCATCTATTATTTTCACAAGATGACCCTGTGCTTGATACTGTCTTCCAGCTCCACCTACTTCACATGATTGCTTCCAGCAAAAATCCGTGGATAGAAGTTCTGTCATTTACACTAACAAATCCTAACATTTTGTGTAGTGAATGTGCAGGCTGCAAACCCCCACCCAATGTTCACTGACAGACATGCAGTTTATGGCCACTGTCTGAGTCTCAGTCCATATTCAAGAGGGGAAAATGTCTTCTGTCACATGGGAAAGAGAGATGTCTTTGGCAAATGGACATAATCAGATGCCTCAACTCATCCCTCTCCTAGATCAGAAaaagttttgttcttttaaaaagtagggAAGAACTCTGGGGAAATGGTGCAGGAAGTTACTGTACTGGGAAAACAGGTAAGGTGTACCATTTCCTCAACAGCTCTGATAAGTGGCTCGAATTATCCCAAGAAGCTGGGGAAAAAATTTGGCAATTGCTTTGAGACAATtctgtttaagaaaaaaataggtaATCAAGTTTAGGTGGGTTACtacattatgttttgttttgttttgttttaatgtattgacCGTCCAACTCCAGTGTTGATTTTTTCGTTGTCTGTGTATTCTAATTAAGTCttattctctcttctttctttgctcAAGGAGTGCTTTCTCTGGCTGTGCCcaagatttattttactttttattaactTCTTCTGAGCAGAAATCTTAGCTGGAAATAGAGTTCATGCCCCAGCTCATTAATTAAAGCAGACCATATCATCCTATAGTCAGCTGAGAATACTGCAAATTAGGTTTTATaggtcattttatttattcttttaaatacagtttgaTTTTGTTCATCTCCTTCAGGTCAGATTTATCTCTTAAAGGATGAGGAAGGGCTGAAACTTCTAGTCACATAGCTCTATGCTATAGAGCTAGCAAGCTGAATATAGAAATGATTTCAGTTagtattactactattactattttgAAACCTAAGGACTTTCATTTTGCAGACTCTACTATGCTGCTACACatggctttttctgttattatagaGTAGAATaactttagcatttttttttaatatgtagagGAACTGCCTTATATATCACTTGGCTCACAGACCAGAGAGTACTAAAGGTTACACCATGGGAGCAAGAACAACACCACGTTTTGTACTAATAAACAAGGTAAAAACATTTTCAGTGTGTGTGTTCTACAAATTCTAGTCTTACAGATTGCtaaaataaagcacatttttaaaaaccatttgtaTGTATACTCAAATAACATTATAAATGTATGCTAACATTTTAAGGAGCAGTAGGGTAGTTtacaccagtttggtgtactaATGGTTAAAGATGCTGGAGATccaagttctagtccttccttaggcacaaaaacCAGCTGAATGATTTTGGGCTTGTCTCCCTAAATCAGttctagactgggaagctgaaaactCGCTGGAAGAAGatattggcaaaccacttctgaaaattttgccaagaaaaactaTGGCATGGATCTATCCTTGTAGCATTAGAAGTCCAGATGAACTTGATAGACCATAACAATAATTCCAAAGTAGTTATGTCATGCTCATAAAAGCAGTCATATTGGTATGGTTTTGAATTCAAAGAAATTGGAAGAAACTGTAGCTAAAGGCTATAGGtaatatttaaaatgatttttaaaaatctgttgatTAACTCAATATCTCATAGttgatcaaaatattttaaactgatgAGATATTGTTATCATTGCAtgcatttgttgtattttcatGGTACATTGTGATTTCATCCTCCATTATGCTGAGTTCCTAGGCTTAGGGCCATGAGGTTTTTGTCCGGGGTGCATATTTGCAGCCCGTATATTGTAGCTGTAAAGTAACAAGCATCTCTAACTTTATAATCCTTGTCAAATCCATTAATGTTCATTATTGGTGCTGAAAAAGAGACTGAAAGCCTGTATTGAAGAAGGCGCTGATTCCAGCTTCATAGCTTCTATAATGCTATTATGCTAGTGAATGCCTCTTCAGGTTTATAAATGTACCAGCAAGAAGATCTACAGTAGAACTACTGATGGGTACGAAGTAAAGCATCCTGTGCCCACAAAAGCCAGAGTAAGGGAAGGCAATATAACCCTATACCAGCTACAATTTAAATTTTCTCTAATACTATGCAGAAGTGCATGGCTTGTTCTTTGCATACGTATAGGAATTTCAGGTCCTATACTGTGGATCCCGCTTAAGGAAGGACTTCTTTGTACCCTAAGACTTTCAATTTAAATAGAATGCCAAAATATTTCTACCACCAAACCAGCAATAAAACCCAGAGTGGCTGAGAAGGAAATTTAACCCTTCACAATTCATGTTTCATGCTTCTctagaaataaatagtaaacatAGATATACTTTACGAGTTGTCACGTTTTCTCCTGTGAAGCTGACAAAATTTGATTTGCTGATACACCTAGTTGTGAAATTGGCTAGAGAAGAGAGATGCTCAAGGCAAATTAATGCTTCTATCCAGGTTTACCCATAAGTAAGTTGAAATGAAATTCTGTAACACTGTGCTGTAGagagataaaataattaaaaataaattcatcatAATGgaatgcagtagcacagacaataattttaaaaaaacagtttttgtGCATCTTCATTGAGCATATGAAAGTGAAAAGATAAAAGGTTTCTTATGCTTAGGGTTTAAGCAATTAATGCACTGAGCAAACAGACAATAGGAAGAACACagtttttaaagaacaaagaacCATCCCAATTCCACTTCCGAAAAGCcccagaaagaaaaggagaatcaAGCTTTACTTACTTGTGTGACATTGCCTCAGCCATTTTGCAACATCCATGTTGGGTAATTTCATATGCCCAAAACACCTAACCACATATTAAACATTAAATTATGCTAGTGAGACTCATCAAACTAGAAAGGAATCTCTAATATGGCTGTACAGTATTTTGAATTCATTTAGACAGAGATCCTTCATAATGCACAGAAGCATGAACACACTACCTGTTTGAACTTATTAAAGCATCTGTGTCTTTTTCCAAGATTGCCCAGCTGCATAGCCATTCCCTGGTGTGTTAGAGTAATTGATAATGCATGAAAGTtcacaaaaatattaaattgaattttaattaccatttctgatttatttgcaaaatAGAAGTTATTAATTCTATTCTGATAGGGTTTGACAAAGATAAAGATCAGGACTGTTCACTTAGCTTAGAACTGAAATGTAATTGGAGTGTTTATAGATTTCAAAAGACAAAGTTCTTCGTAATTTCATTATTTATGCTTGTTTTTTTTAGCACGTAACTCCTGCGCCTACAACGTATCAGTCAATATGGATCAAAGAGCAGAAGCACAAGCCTTCACACTTCCCGTTCCACAGCAATATACCCCGGTTTTCAGAGCAGGTTCAGGACAGAGAGCTCTTTCCTGGGtactatttttcatttcttgagTTAAAAACTGTTTATTAGAAATGGAACCTGAAAAGTAGACAGAAGTCCAGTGCTAAGGAGGATGGGCAGGAAAATCCTATTATATTTGGTTTGGGTTTCAGTTTGTTGTTCATTTAAGTCTTGGAAAGGATTTAACTATGCAAAAGCTGGAAATTGTGTGGTTTAGTTTCTCATGGATGCATTGGAGGAACAAGAGGACTTGGGTCCAAAGGACCTTTAGGCATCATTAACATGCTTGAACATATTCTAGCTGGGGCTCCCACCCCTGTCCCAGTACTGCCAGTGGGACTCCTGTACTTGCAGATTTCCTTGGAGGTACTTGGCAAGCTGTGGTAGCATAACTGCCATCATGCTGCTGTGCCACATTCTCCACTTACACTGTTTCTGGTGGCTCTTCAGCtagtcttttaacaaatgttagTAACTCTCCCAAAGTTTGCTATGTTGAAACTGAAAACAGATATATCTTGACAGTGACTGTATGCAAAAATTGCCCCAATGCAGCAGCAGAATTACTACTGTACAAGCCATGTGGgatttttcatttgaaaacagCGTGGGGGGAAAATCAACAGAAcccaaatataaatatttttttgctAATCTGTTTATAATGAGGCATACTTTTTGCATTAAATTAAGAAGTCATTTCAATTGTAAATTATTGGCAGAGACTGCTTTTCTGTTAATTGATTGCTTAATAGAGTAAGTCATTCTAGGAGCCTTTCTGtctaaaaagttaaataaaaatgcttCAAATAAGACACTCTTTTTCATCATGAAGTTTTAAACTTTTACCCCCATTCCCACTATAATCTTATTTCTTTAATGTTTAttgctataaaaagaaaagaaaagacaaatgaaGTACTAcagcaaaatttttattttttttaatttatataacttATCCAAGCTATTTTGAATGGAAGCTTATAGCAATTTTTTTCACAATTTACCCAGTCCAGCACAACTATGAAAGAAAGAACACAATATgcaatgatatatttattttaatttatatagtaTATAGCATTAAAACTGCAGTATATAAGAGAAAGTGATATATGTATTGAAggacttat encodes:
- the CIMAP3 gene encoding ciliary microtubule-associated protein 3, coding for MVPSYRQLAWELTGVQKRNSFGSCQDKKIFPFFHAPDRLGNEYTPITGDPDRGPGAYNHAERNCLIYHLAHRPESTKGYTMGARTTPRFVLINKHVTPAPTTYQSIWIKEQKHKPSHFPFHSNIPRFSEQVQDRELFPGPGTYNPYKMPHRHVTWPGKFGPPDWSLVPMPQKRTFRAELLTDKEFKKHRNLVAYLSIYYSD